ACTACCAAATGATTCCCCAGATCTCTTCGCATGTTCCAAGCAAACGATTGACCCCAGCGACCGAAATAAATGCAACCGTTGACGGCGAAAAAGCTTTCGAGCAACAGGCGGAAAAAGCACAAAACATGACCATCTGCTTCCGATAGATGCAACGCTAACTGGGAGTAGGAATGATCGCCAGTCGGATGGCGGGCGTTTCACAGCCCTGTCTAGCTTCGGCGTGGTCTGTCCGCGTGTCGACGGTTGAAGTGATGACAtatttactccgtatgttCTAAGCAATGCTGAGCGACTTGCCCCACGATTAGAAAAAAAGTGCAAGTGGACTGGTCAATCCTGAATTGACGGTTGTCGGGATTAATAAACGGCCCAATGTAAGCTCCTCTTGGTCGCTCATGTGTGTCAAACAACGATTGAGCACATATGAGGTCACGGTGCAAGGGAGACTGATACCCGATTTGATATGTACTAATgagatacggagtagtctcATGTAGGTGATGAGAGACATTGGGACAAGACATTATGTGCGAGTATGATCAATGTTTGTCTCCCTGTCAGACCTGTCTAAGGAGGAACAGaaatccatccatcatccattGGGCTCAGTGTCAGCTGGCGGCGTTTCCTGCTCTGAGGGATATTTTGGCTCGGGTAAGTAAGTGATTCttggatacggagtactactggCAGGTTATGCAGACAAGTCCTGTGGTCGCAGAACTAACAGCCCTCGTCTGGTACGAGGACCAGGTTCGTCTGGTAATCTGTGATAACTTGGTCTGCAGAACCACTCAGCCATGCAGGTTGGTGGCGTCCAATGCACCGGCATGATCTTGGCAAGAGAGAGCCAGAAGCGGTAGATTGGCGAGGACGAATAAATATTAACCAGCACAGAGCTTTCAAGAAGGTTTGCCTCTACTGTCGCAGCCTCAGGCGTGCCGGTGGCTCGGTCATGAGGGCTGGGCAGAAGGGCGAACAGCAGCCGAGGAAGCACGAGTTCTAGTGCCATGATGAGCTTGGCAGGTTATGACGGGATCATGCCGCTCCCGCTCAGGACCACCCGAGGACATGGTATCTGGGGGTGATGAGGGCACAAGAGGACAGAAGTTGGCAGCTGGATATTGACCAGGATGGATTGTGGGACGCCTGGGCCAGGGCAATGCCTGCGGGATTTGCAGGCGCTCTGAACTTTCCCCACTCTGTGAGGCGGGAAAGAGCGATTATCGTTCCTGACTAGCAATCTCTTTTTGGGGGCAATCACCAGAAGCCACTGGCAGTCAGCCAATGAACGCCCATTGCCCCTGGCCGTCTTGGGACTAGGGCCTGCAAGATCCCTGCGAGTGACCCCTTTGCCCTTGACCCTTGTTTGTTTCCCAACGCTGCCGCTTTAACACGACTCTTGCACCTGAGCGCTGATTTCATGACGAGGCGACGACAGGATTGTGCCTCAGCTGCCAGTGAGCGTTTTGAAGTTGCGTAAATGCGTGAGACCTGCAGCCACagtaataacttttatacTCCGTGCCTCACCCCTATGAGTCAAAGCTGAAGGGGTGTCTGGGAGAATGTCGGTCAATAAGAattgcgtacggagtaatgtgAAGAACACAGTGATTGAACCGGAAATATTGTCAGACGCAACATGCTAAGTGCCATTGGCAAAGCTGCGAATCTGCTGTGCGATGCAGCAAAATCGGCCTGGCGTCATGGCCCGCATGAACGGGGCTCCAGACAGCCAGACAGAGGACATAACTTGCATAAAGGTTATGCCGCTTGTACCGTACTGTCTGTTTGCATTTTGCTTCTCGACGAGAGGACGGCACAGGCTAGGAACAGGCTCAATTAGGGCGGCAACGTAGCCGATACCCAAAGCGGAGCTCAACCGCGGCGAACGGACCCCAAGTTTGAATGCAGGCATCAGACCGAGTGCCAGCCCTTGAGCAAGCATCGCCTTGGCGCCCATGAGCACCCCGGATGTCAGACGACAGAGTTGACATCTCGACTGCAGGTCTTGGACGACTTTTCCACTGTGGCCTGGCGTGCGCTCGTCCCTCCGATTCTGCGGCCATTGACCCGTTGACCCGTTGACCTCTTTACCAGGTCACCCGTCCATCTCCCCAGCTCCTCCGCTTCTCGCCTTCTTTCAGTCCTTTACGCGTGTAACTCTGGCTTCGTTTGCACTTTGCATGCGATAACTTCTTGAgcgttgctgttgttgagcTTCGGCCCGCTCGTTCCATTCTTTACTGCCTTGGCAAGCCCTTTCACTCGCTTCGCACTCTTTTCACAATCCTTCGCGAAACTCtcaggacgacgacgacaaaatCCGCGCGCAACCGACAACAACACCTTGTTTTTTAAACATCGTTTTCCATTTGCATCGGCAAAAGCCTTTCCATCGTTTGGCATCTGGTCCAACTGGCTGTCCCTCCTTTTTATTGTTTCCACAGCCTCTACCAGACATTGAACCACCCCCTCACCAATAGTTTGCTGGTACATTCTTTGTCTCCCTCGTATTCGGCCACCCTGACATtccagtcagtcagtcaatACGCCAGCCGCCACACTAGCTCTGAGCAAATACATGCACCGGGCTGGGAATCCACGCGCTATTATTATCTTTGACCACCTTTTCAGTCTCAGCACTTGGACCTGACACGATACGATGCCTCACTCgcatcatcggcatcatcacGAGAGACGTGATAGTTTGCCCAATATGGACGACCTCTTCCGTAACCCGTTTGGAGACGACAGCAGCGCGAATGGGAATGCTCAAAGGGATACAGGCGGAGGTAAACATTATTCTGGACTGAATGCTTTTCACGCCGAGGCGTGATTCCTGCAGCTTCGTTGCAGACATTGTTGTCAAACACGTGCATCTAGGGCTGACGCGAAACTATAGGCAATGGCCCAACACTTATCCGTACCGTTTACAAGACTATGGCGCCAACTTTCGAAGGACCCATTGCCGGATACTCGACGCTTCATGATGATCCCAATCCAGAGCCAACTCAGGACTCGAGCCCTACCAGCAAACCAGACCCCAAGCCCACTCCATCAACGACATCCACGACGAAGTCGAAGCCCAAGGAGACACTCTCAATGCCTACCGCCATTTTCAAGCCTGACTCGAGTAGTTCGGCTCCCGAGACGTTGCTCATCAAGGCTACTGGGAGTCCTGCCCTGTCACCGTCGATTGACTATGGCGCTCAGCCCacgtcaacaccaacattgaactttgTCTCCAGCACACCCACGTCCGATGCAACGCCTGCTAAAAGCGGCGATGAAGGTACTAGCGCGGGAGCAAAAGCAGGCATTGCCTTTGGTGTTTTGGGTGGCGTGTTTCTTGTTGGCCTAGTCGCGTTCCTGTTGTTcagccgtcgccgtcgacaagcTGGTGAGCGCCGCGGTGCCTACAATGAAAAGTCCTACGCCAATGCGAATGCCAATGCATTCGACGCCATGACTGTTCGAAGTGATCCTCATGCTCCTCGCATTAGTCTGCGACCGGTCACCCAGTTCCTGCCTAATTGGGGCCTGGACAAACGCACAAGCAAGAGTGCTGGCATGGCATTAAACTCTGCCGCGGCTGTTGGAGCGAACAGTAAGATCAATGCTATGCGGGAGCGCCCATCTACTAGCCAGAGCACTCACCCTGCCAACCCCTTTGGCAACCAAGCAGAGCGTGTTTCGGAATCAAATAGCTATGAACAAGGTGCTGTACCTCGCAGTGGTCCTTTTACTGCTAATGGCCCTGCAATTGCCGCCGGAGCTGCGGCTGGTGCAGGAGTGGTTGGTCTGACAAGAAAAGCTTCTATGCGCAACAATACAGAGAGGAATATTGACCTCACTCTTCCTCCCACCCTTGGATCAATACCACCCAGCCCTGCTGGAACCGAGTTCAGCATgacttctgcttcttctggcgCGGCAATGCCTCCGTCTAACGGTGCGGCAGCAATTGCGGCAGCTGGAGGGCCTCCTAACTCCAATGTGCACAGGGTTCAGCTCGACTTCAAACCTTCATTGgacgacgagatggaatTGAAGGCTGGTGATCTCGTTCGCCTCCTACATGAGTACGATGATGGGTGGGCTCTTGTTATCCGCTTGGATCGGTCTCAGCAAGGCGTCGTTCCCCGAACGTGTCTGTCAACCCGCCCTGTGAAGCCCCGAGTTCCTCAAGGTGCACAACGACTTGGACCTCCAGTCAACCCAAATGGACAGTATCCCAGAAGTCCTAACCAACCTCAAGGACCCGGGCAACGGCCCATGACTCCCCAGGGCCGACCCGTGACCCCCCAAGGCAGACCAATGACTCCCCAGGGCACGGCGCCTCAGGCTCGTCCTCGAATGGGGCCGGGAGGCCCTGGTACCTCGAGTCCTCGACCCATGAGCCCTGCAGGACCTCCCCCAAGCCCTGCACCTCGCTTCAATGGACCACCACCGCTGCCAGTGCATCCCGGAAGCCAACCTGCAAGTCCAGTTGGGATGAACCGACCGACAGGGCCCGTTGGACCTGGACGTGTGAATCCGGCTCAGTCACCGCCTCCAGGTCCTCCTACTGGGCCCCCAACTGGGCCAATTGGCAGAAAGCCGGTGCCAGGTCAAGCTTACTGAGGCCTGAAACGAACTGGTCAGGCAACTTGAACAAATGCGAATTCTGCAAGTTTGGTTTGGGAGTCAAAAGAGGAGTACGGATCAAAAACGGATGGCGTTTGAGATGATGGGCAGTTGGATGGATATCATATTATATTACCCTGAtaattgtttttttttttttttttgctggGGATGGCGACCAGATTACTGGGAAACAAGAAGCCTCAATATTCttccatgtttttttttcttttgacTTTCGCAGatttttttgtattttgttCTATTCCCTTCTCTCTTCTATCTCCCTTGTTTGATTCTCAGCCCAATATTGGCTCCTGActtccttgagcttgtttttttatctttttgATGTTGATATATTTGTTCACATATGATGGATGGTTTACCGCCACTATCAACTGCTGTTTGTTGTAGCTGCTTCAGGTTTCTTTTGCGGCAACCTTGTGATTTTTGGAGCGAGCCTTGGAGTATGGTAATACCAAGGGAATTGGTGATGGAAGCAATGCACTGGCACGGATGATCTCTGCTTAATGATGACGAGTACCGATCTGGGGCTTGACTTCGATGCTTTTATGCGAGGTACTTCACTTGTATTTAGTCTTTATCAGAGCTGAACTCTGGTCTGAGCACGGGACTGGCTGGGTTGGTGTTGTGCTCTAGCTGGATGGGTTAGCTACTGggtgaggatgatgaagtaGTAGATGCTAGAGAGTCGCAGGACCTCCAGGATGTCACGCGATAGGATTATAAATGTAACTGAGATGTTTATTTACTGTTCATCCGTGAGCAAGTTGTTAGATGCCTGCTGATTATCTGCGTATTGCCGACATCCGAAAGAGAGCAAGCCCGCTTCAGCAAATCCTGAAGTTGGCTGAGTGGGAACCGGTTACAGTTATACTGACATGCCTTCACTCTGGTCAACGAACGAGGCAATGAAGCAAACGAGTATTTTTCGTCAACGTGATCAAAACAGCAACATATTTTACCCATTGCTATACACTAAGGATTACCTCGTAATCTCCTTCGCCCTCGCGTCTTTGCACGACGACACCACGGCTTTGAATGTCGACAGTTCCTATGGAGGAAAATGCCGACATCTTCTGCTCGCGGTAGCAGGCAAGCGCGGCATTATGGCCCTTGAAGAATAGTGTGCCGATGGAATGGGCTGATGGTGGAACACGAGTCTGAACTTGAATGAGTGTACTATTGGTAGAGAGGAGGGAAAACAGGTCTGCCAGGATGGGTGCCTAGATGTTTCACGGGTATTGCAGGAGGGGAAGTGGCACAGTGGTGCTCGGTGATTGATTACGGGACCAGACACTTTACTAACATCTGTCTGCCTTGCATCCTTGACGGGACGGTTGATGGGTCCAACGCCAGCCGGATTTGAAGTGCACTTTTGTGAAGGTGAAGGATGTGCCCTGGTATACTTGCTTTCTTACGAATGGGGCAACAAGGTTTGTTCAATATTATATGTTGTGGTGACATCATTGATATATATTTGATGATGGTGCTGATTCGTCCTGCGGCATCCGGCGAATTGGCTCTCAAGGCGGAAGATGGGCCCTTTGCTTCTTTTGTGGCCGTCACAACGGAGTTGGTAGTCCTGATTTCTGTTTTCCGAAACAAGTAGCATGAGGACGCATGGCATCTTGCGAAGCTTTTGGGGAATTGGGATGAttgttggccatgtctgGAGGGGACGAATTGCACATAGCTTGGTAGCGACGTGACGACAATACCTTCTTTGAAACTAGCTGAATTCATCCTACTCCAATGGGAAATACCAACTAGTATCGTGTGAGTACAGCCCGCTTAGAATAGGAACTTTCCTCCACATCCACCGCACACCTCGCCCGCCGATTCGACTACCGTAGATGGTCCCAAGTGCTCCTTCGCGATCCGAGAGAGCTCGGATAAATTCAGACATCGCAAATCGCATACCGAGCACACCCTGGACACGCCTGGAGCCATGATTGCAAGTCCCGTGGCAGTACACGTAGCTGTAAATCCGTGCAAGTTAACAAACAATCTGTACCCAAAGCGAGAACAGTCCGACTTACCGAAAGAATGGCCCTTTTCGCAAATCGACTCAATTCCAAGCATGACCAGGCTCGTCCCGCAGAAGACACACTTTTGCTTTGGAATAACACCCTTAAACATCTTCCTTAGTGACGTCTCGTGAACTAACGACCTATCTGTGGTCCCTGACAGGAAACTCGGCATATCTAGTATCCTCCCATACATGGCTTCCCATATTGTCCCTTCAGTGGTCAACTTCGGTACATGGGGCACCGTTGAGTCTGTACGCTCACCCGTATCCCATGAAAACAAGACTGTTGACCGTGGTCGTCTCTCAGCGTGCTGAGTGGCGTGCTTCGATACCAGGGCCGCAATGGATCCGTCTCCGGGGGAGGCGGCTAGGCCCCAAAGCCGAAAGCGGTGAGGATGGACTTTTGATGAGACAGCTTCTTCGGAGACGGGGGTCATGTCGTGGACTTCGGGTTCGTCGAACTCAGAGTCGGTATCTGATTCGGAatcgatgccgccgagggctTCGACGCGGGATACTTGGCGGGTGACAGACCGTTGAATGCGTTCGGCCCATTGGGGGAAAGGGGTTGTCGGAGGGAGGTTAGTCTGGTACCAGTCTTGGTTGGTGGGCGTGGCAGAGAGGCGGATGAGGGTGTACAGCGGCTCGGCGGGTTTCATGGATGGATCGGGGTGGTGGATGATGAGGCCTGGTGAGTTAGTCGCCAGAAGGAAAGTGGTGGAATTCAAGTAGACGTACCTGTTATGGGATTTGTAGAAATTTCATCAGGCGGGGGGTATGAAGTTGAGCAGTCTCGAGGTGAGTGAGGCGCAAGACGGGGACCTGGATTTGCGCAGAGATCAACTTGGAAGGGTTTAACGACGAACGGCGTGGCAATTATACCGCGGGCCATTTGGCCATTGCTATCTTGCCAGATCTGCCAAATGTCAGCTTCTATTCCTACCAAGCCCCTGGAACCAAGGAATACCGTGTCTTCCCACTCCACAAACGCATCTGAAGATAGAAAAGTACATATCGACGTGGTGTCGGCTTCTTCTACACGGATACTCGGgtcttggcctcgatgccAGCGCCCTTGTATAGTGACTCGTCGAAATCCAATGTGATTTTTCCCCAAGTAGGCGATAGTTGCTGTGCGGTAATCGTTTGTGATATGCCATGGACTCCACTTCAAGGAAAAGGGACCTCCGGTAGGGACGAATTCCGGATCTGCTGCCTCGGTAGCCTGCAATTGTCAGCAATCGCAAGAACCGCCCCGGCGTGCAAGCTCTAGGAAACTCACATCATGCGGTCCCCTTCCGTCGAATCGATCAATCTCAAATATCTCCCACCCTGCCACCTCGGAAGAGGACTCATCCGACTCGGGGGGCTTGTAAAAGAATTGTATCCCCATAATGGCAACTTCCCGGGCATCATTCAAGTACGCCAACAAGCCCATTCCGGGAGCAATTTCCTTGGCCCAGGAAAATGACACAATCCGTTCATTCATATTCCTGAATCCACTCTTGCTCTCACCGTCAGGAATGGGCAAATTTGCACCCAGGCCCCAGAGGAGTTTCCAATTTCTGAATGTCCTCGTGCGAGACCTCGATGACATTGCTGTCTTCTGATCAATATACTCACCCAACGCAACGATACTCCCCGAGGTGGTCATTACGGTCACGATGGGCCGCAAGTTTTGCCCCAGGCCGTTGGGAGACCATTCCACACGGAGAGTTTGCCCCAAGGCTGAGCCAGCTTTTGTCGCTTCCGCGTTCCCGACGCCTTTGAATACGAGTGGCTCCGTGGAGCTGGAAGGAGGCAAGGCCACGCCAGCAAAGGCGCATAACGGGCCGTTGATAGCTGGGTCCGGGCGGACGATGGCGCAAGCTGTGAGCGTGAGAGAGAACTGGGGTTGGAGGAAGCCGTCGTCACCAGGGTCGTCGGGATTGCTGCCCGCCCGAGGGTATTCAGGCAGAAAAATGTGAATTGTGTCACCCGTTGCGACGGCTAGTTCGGCATCGCATGACCAAGCTATGGCGTGGAAAGCCAAAGGGCGAGCTTTCAACTCCAAAGGTTCGAGAGGCCTGGCCTACTCATCGATCAGCCTTGATGTGATTTATCATGGAAGAGTGTTGCCACTTTTGAGAGCTGTAAAGTAGGCTTGGATATGGGGGCGCAGGATAATTCGCAAAGTGATTGTCATTACGAATCATTGTTGTCGATTGACGTATGTCGTGCTGGATAGTAGGCCAACGTTCTGAACCTAAATTTCTTTGCAGCTCTACTCACCTTTGACCTATCCATGTTTCTGCGGCGCAAATGAGCGCGGACCTACAAATTTGAGAAGATCACGTATTCTCCATCGCTTTGAATGAAAATGTATTTTATATATGGAGAGATGATAAAAGCTGAACTGATTTATCTGAGTCTTGCTCTCAGACAAAAGTTGGTTTGGTGCCACCCAGAGATAAAACGAACCAGCTTTTGCTGACTAAGGCCGTTTTTTGGTAGCTCCAGTGGGACAATCGTGAAGGGCCAACATACCATACATTATACCATTTTACTCCTTGTTCAGCACATTTGTACCAAGTCTCATTTTATGCCTCTAGTTTACAAGGGTATACAAAGCAGATGGAAAGAATGCGTGCCTATAAAGCAAACCTGGCCTTCTCCATTTCAACCTTAACCAACGCCATCCCATGTTCACTCTTGTGGAAATGAACAGTAATTTGACAAACATACCCCTCGGTTCGGCAAGGCCATGCGTTTTCtaaatttttttctttcatgtTTATTAAATTAGCATTCAGTCGTAGTTATACTTCTAAGAAGGAACCAATTGCCCACAGCAGACCACAACCAGCCAGAGCAGTTGCACCGACAACCTTCTTGTTCCACCACTTATCGTTTGTTAGGACTGTGGCCCCTTGAAGCTTGGTGACTGGCTCAGTGGAAACACTGGCCGGCACAGAGGACGTGTTCCTGGGGGCTGCATCCTCCTCAGCTTCCTTCTCCCGCAGAATAGCAATGGTTTTGCTGAGTGCAAGTAGCTGCTCGTCAAGGGACGAGCTCGAGTCGCGATCAACCTCGACGTTTTGGATGTTGCCAAAAAAATCAGTAATGAGGCGGCTGCGCGCACCCTCAGCACCGCCAGGGAATAGATCGTACCGAACCCCAGCATGGGAGTGGATCTTTTCGTAGTCGTAGCTGTCGAACAGTTCGCCCACTGTCCTGGGGCTGTTCAAATCCTTGACCTGGTTTTCGAGAAACTCCAGATTATAATAGGTGTATCGATCGATAACAGCGACGCCAACGTCATTATCTGCGTGGTGGGAATATGATGATTGGTCGAGTTCGGATGACCCAGTGGCGATAATGTTCGGCGAGTACAGTCTGCTGTACATGGTGTTTGCTTGGCAAGTGTCAATCATGAAGAGAATCTCGTGGTATCTTGTCAAGTCTCAGGTTAGCGTTGACTTCCAAAGCAGGCCCAACAGTCCTTAGCGAGTTACgaacctcttcttctcccacaTTTGTTGAAAAGCATCTGCAAGATCGAAAGAGCCGATTTCCTCGGCATCCTGGAACTTTAAGAACTCATTTCCCCCGTGTCCCGTCATATATACAAGAATATTGCTTCGGTCGTCGGTTAACAAGCGTTTGCTGCGAGGCATCTCATCGCCAACACGGTCTGTCAGCAGTCGGATAAAGTTCTCAACCGTAACTTCATAGCCACGATAGTCAACCTCGATATTGTCGCCGTACAGATCAACAGCTCGGTCGGAATTGCTGTAGACAGTGCCGGGGAATGCATTGCGTGGGTTGCAGGCCATATCGTCGGGAAGCATGAGAATGATTTGTGAATCAGGTATGCCTAATCGCTTGACTGTTCTGTATATAGATAATACATTTGCTAAGTGGCGGTAGTTGAACCAGAATCGCGACGTGCACACGAGAACAGCCCAATTGCTTGTGTGCTCCGAAAGGCCTGTGGTGGCGAGCATGGccacagccatggctgcaagcTGCAGCTGGGAATTTGTAAACTTCATCGTAGAGCACAATGATGCAGTAACGTGGGCGCTCAGAGTACCGGTAAAAAATCCGTGCCTAAGAACTGACAATGATCATGACCTGGTAGGGAGAATTCCAGAGGCTGCAGAGCGCCCGGGGATGTGGTGATGTCGGAGAATAGCCGACGCGAAGTGACAGATGACTAGGGGTGGGCTTACAAATGGGGACATCAGCCAGATTAACGGCCCGCAGCCAGTGCTGGCTGGCGGGGCATACCTGTGCTTTCAAACACCTCGCCCAGAATGCAAACACGTGCGCCTCAatgcctacctaggtatttatGCAACCCGCGGAGACCCTGATTGTTTCGCTGCTCTATTACTATCTGCGCTTGCTACTTGGCTGCTAAAACTATCTTGCGAGCTAATCGGCACAGCAAGTGAGGAACCCTTTCTCGCGGTCCAACGGTGTCTCGTCAACCATATCACTCCCATGTCAACCTCAGCCAAGGGCATATCTATGACTGACAATGTCAAAACTAAGCTAGGGACCTAGTTCCGACCATTCAGGTACATTGATTTCGTCACAATTTCGTGTCTGGTCCCCAGGACTGCCCAAATATTATCATCATAAAAGCCAGCTTCAATAACTTGCCAACCGCCAAATTGTTCCTTCACTCAAAATCCAtaaagtcgtcgtcgtcgtcatcttgtTCCATCATAAAGCTCAGCAAGGATGAACCAGGGTGACCCTCACCACAGCACGGGCAGATTCCTTCGTCATCTGTCTCCCAATCAGTGTCGGCAATCTCATGCCCGCCTCGTCGGGAAAATTGTACCCAGTTTCGCGCGTCGTCATCACGGCTGAGCGGGACTTGTTTCCATATCACCTTGTCAGGGTCTCGTGACGATGTCGGGTGGCCTTCTTCGACCGGAGCGGGTGGCATGGTGCCGATTCTAGCGTGGGAATGTCCGTGAGGATGGGGACCATCCatttcatcatcctcgtcataCTCATCAgaatcgtcatcatcttctctgCCCTTGAACGCCCTGACAACTCTGGCACACCAACGCTTACCGGACAGTGGCTGCAGCTGCTTAACAAGGGCAACGAACGATGCTGATCCATCTAGATATAGACCCTCGTCCTTTAGCATGCCGCTTAATTCGGCCGAGGCCTTCATTCCAGCGTCGTCGAATGGCATGCCTGTTACCTGAAGCTCGTTAAG
The DNA window shown above is from Metarhizium brunneum chromosome 1, complete sequence and carries:
- the GPI8 gene encoding GPI-anchor transamidase encodes the protein MAVAMLATTGLSEHTSNWAVLVCTSRFWFNYRHLANVLSIYRTVKRLGIPDSQIILMLPDDMACNPRNAFPGTVYSNSDRAVDLYGDNIEVDYRGYEVTVENFIRLLTDRVGDEMPRSKRLLTDDRSNILVYMTGHGGNEFLKFQDAEEIGSFDLADAFQQMWEKKRYHEILFMIDTCQANTMYSRLYSPNIIATGSSELDQSSYSHHADNDVGVAVIDRYTYYNLEFLENQVKDLNSPRTVGELFDSYDYEKIHSHAGVRYDLFPGGAEGARSRLITDFFGNIQNVEVDRDSSSSLDEQLLALSKTIAILREKEAEEDAAPRNTSSVPASVSTEPVTKLQGATVLTNDKWWNKKVVGATALAGCGLLWAIGSFLEV